In Pseudomonas sp. MM213, a genomic segment contains:
- a CDS encoding ABC transporter ATP-binding protein, with translation MPAALSRVTSLLDQARRALLLVWATSRGLFLGLVLATLIAGVLPALAAWLGQRIVDAVVFAMQLHAQQGSAPLWPVVRYVLFEAGVLALLSGTQRALSVQQSLLRVQLGQKVNTMILEKAQTLSLVQFENSEFYDKLVRVRREASTRPLALVMKSLGLIQNLIVLISFGVLLVHFSPWALVLLVVGALPVFFAEAHFSGDAFRLFTRRAPESRQQNYIETLLSHEGYIKEVKLFGFAPLLLKRYRDTFARLYAEDRRLTLRRDGWGFVLGLLGTGAFYLAYAWVVVDTVHGSITLGQMTMYLVLFKQGQTAVSSSLSAISGLYEDGLYLSSLYEYLAEPVVADSGSLTVGALPGDGLRFENVGFSYPGASRAALEGIDLHLVPGHSVALVGENGSGKTTLIKLLTRLYRPDQGRILLDGSDLQAWDEDALRRRIGVIFQDYIRYQFSVGENIGVGDTLAFNDEQRWQAAAAEGMAAPFIERLDRGYATQLGRWFAGGQELSGGQWQKIALSRAYMRRDADILILDEPTSALDPAAEAAVFEHFSEHTEGRMTLLISHRFSSVRNADHIIVLDQGAILERGDHASLVAAGGRYAQLFNLQARGYR, from the coding sequence ATGCCAGCGGCCCTTTCCCGCGTCACCTCATTGCTCGATCAGGCCAGACGCGCCTTGCTCCTGGTCTGGGCTACTTCTCGCGGGTTGTTTCTGGGCCTGGTGCTGGCGACCCTGATCGCAGGCGTACTCCCGGCATTGGCTGCCTGGCTGGGCCAACGCATTGTCGACGCGGTGGTTTTCGCCATGCAACTGCACGCGCAGCAGGGCAGTGCGCCGTTGTGGCCGGTGGTGCGTTACGTGCTGTTTGAGGCCGGTGTGCTCGCGTTGCTGTCCGGGACCCAGCGGGCGCTGTCGGTTCAGCAATCGCTGTTGCGAGTGCAGTTGGGGCAGAAGGTCAACACAATGATTCTGGAGAAAGCCCAGACGTTGTCGCTGGTCCAGTTCGAGAATTCCGAGTTCTACGACAAGCTGGTGCGGGTCCGGCGCGAAGCGTCCACCCGGCCGTTGGCGCTGGTGATGAAGTCGTTGGGGTTGATCCAGAACCTGATCGTGCTGATCAGTTTTGGCGTGTTGCTGGTGCATTTTTCGCCGTGGGCGCTGGTGTTGTTAGTGGTGGGTGCGTTGCCGGTATTTTTTGCCGAAGCACATTTTTCCGGGGACGCCTTCAGGCTGTTTACCCGTCGTGCGCCGGAGAGTCGGCAACAGAACTACATCGAGACGCTGCTCTCCCACGAGGGCTACATCAAAGAGGTCAAACTGTTCGGCTTCGCGCCACTGCTGTTGAAGCGTTATCGCGATACGTTCGCGCGTCTTTACGCTGAGGACCGTCGGCTGACCCTGCGCCGCGATGGCTGGGGTTTTGTCCTGGGGTTGCTGGGCACGGGAGCGTTTTATCTGGCCTACGCGTGGGTGGTGGTCGACACCGTCCACGGCAGCATCACCCTTGGCCAGATGACCATGTACCTGGTGCTGTTCAAGCAGGGGCAGACTGCAGTGAGCAGCAGTTTGAGCGCCATCAGTGGTCTTTACGAAGACGGGCTGTATCTGTCCAGCCTCTATGAATACCTGGCTGAACCCGTGGTGGCCGACTCCGGCAGCCTGACCGTAGGCGCGCTGCCCGGCGATGGTCTGCGGTTCGAAAACGTCGGGTTCAGCTATCCGGGCGCGAGCCGCGCGGCGCTGGAGGGCATCGATCTGCACCTCGTGCCGGGGCACAGTGTGGCGCTGGTAGGGGAGAACGGTTCGGGCAAGACCACGCTGATCAAGCTGCTGACCCGTCTGTACCGTCCCGACCAGGGGCGCATCCTGCTGGACGGCAGTGACTTGCAGGCATGGGACGAAGATGCGCTGCGCCGGCGTATCGGCGTGATTTTCCAGGACTATATTCGCTACCAGTTCTCCGTAGGCGAGAACATCGGTGTCGGTGACACCCTGGCGTTCAACGATGAGCAGCGCTGGCAAGCCGCTGCCGCCGAGGGCATGGCCGCGCCTTTCATTGAGCGTCTGGATCGTGGCTATGCGACGCAATTGGGCCGCTGGTTTGCCGGCGGCCAGGAACTGTCCGGCGGGCAATGGCAGAAGATTGCCTTGTCCCGTGCCTACATGCGCCGTGACGCCGATATCCTGATTCTGGATGAGCCGACCTCAGCCCTCGACCCAGCGGCGGAAGCGGCGGTGTTCGAGCATTTCAGCGAGCACACCGAAGGCCGCATGACGCTGTTGATTTCCCATCGTTTTTCCAGCGTGCGTAATGCCGACCACATCATCGTGCTGGATCAGGGTGCGATCCTTGAACGCGGCGATCACGCCAGTCTGGTGGCCGCCGGAGGGCGTTACGCGCAATTGTTCAACTTGCAGGCGCGAGGTTATCGCTAA
- a CDS encoding alpha/beta hydrolase: MPSSPLTRLRRRWLPLLCMAALIVGLPVSCGVLEHTERELLFRIEPGTAGWYRGLPKDVQEFDIQPASFKDGQNLHAWWWPAARRDAPSILYLHGVRWNLTGQAFRIEQLRAMGYSVLAIDYRGFGQSKGDLPSEASVYEDARAAWERFTTMQPDASKRLIYGHSLGGAVAIDLASDLAAQAKKNHVAVPVRGLVIESTFTSLGDAVAQVAESNLPVKWLPVRWLLSQKFDSIDKIVDIDMPLLVVHGLADAFMPSRFSQQLFNAASEPKRLLLVPGGTHNNSMSLGGTQYRQALEGLMKAKPPQMAGPALARGSQDS; this comes from the coding sequence ATGCCCTCCTCCCCGCTCACACGTCTGCGCCGACGCTGGCTGCCCTTGCTGTGCATGGCCGCGCTGATTGTCGGTCTGCCGGTGAGTTGCGGCGTACTTGAGCACACCGAGCGCGAGCTGCTGTTTCGTATCGAACCGGGCACGGCGGGCTGGTATCGCGGTTTGCCGAAGGACGTTCAAGAATTCGACATCCAGCCCGCCAGTTTCAAGGATGGGCAAAACCTGCATGCCTGGTGGTGGCCGGCGGCTCGTCGTGATGCGCCTTCGATCCTCTACTTGCACGGTGTGCGCTGGAACCTCACCGGCCAGGCGTTTCGCATCGAACAATTGCGCGCCATGGGCTATTCCGTCCTGGCGATCGACTACCGCGGATTTGGTCAGAGCAAAGGCGATCTGCCGTCGGAAGCCAGTGTGTATGAAGACGCACGAGCCGCCTGGGAACGCTTCACAACGATGCAACCGGACGCCAGCAAACGCCTGATCTACGGCCATTCCCTCGGCGGTGCGGTAGCCATCGACCTCGCGTCAGACCTGGCCGCACAGGCGAAAAAGAACCATGTCGCCGTCCCGGTGCGCGGTCTGGTGATCGAGTCCACGTTCACGTCACTGGGCGATGCCGTGGCCCAAGTGGCCGAAAGTAACCTGCCGGTGAAATGGCTGCCAGTGCGCTGGCTGCTGTCGCAGAAATTCGATTCCATCGACAAGATCGTCGACATCGACATGCCGCTGCTGGTCGTGCATGGCCTGGCCGATGCATTCATGCCTTCGCGCTTCAGCCAGCAGTTGTTCAACGCCGCCAGCGAGCCCAAGCGCCTGTTGTTGGTGCCGGGCGGCACGCACAACAACAGCATGAGTTTGGGCGGCACCCAGTATCGCCAGGCACTTGAAGGCCTGATGAAAGCAAAACCGCCGCAGATGGCCGGGCCGGCACTGGCTCGCGGTTCTCAGGACTCCTGA
- a CDS encoding NAD(P)H-quinone oxidoreductase — protein sequence MNLPHTMTLIEITEPGGPEVLKPREASVPTPGPGEVLIRVHAAGVNRPDVIQRAGKYPMKPGMSPIPGLEVAGEVVAVGKGVSEFIVGDNVCALTNGGGYAQYCVAPAGQTLPIPQGMDWVHAAAVPETFFTVWANLFDMGGAAKGQRALIHGGTSGIGTTALMLCREFGVKAFATAGSEEKCAAIRTLGAEAINYRDQDFAQVIQEKTAGKGVNVILDIMGGSYLNSNIAALGMEGRLVMLGFLGGAHAKDVDLLAIMSKRAIVTGSLLRPRTVEEKASIAEQLREYVWPVLAAGRCLPMIDKVYSLAEAAQAHARMEGGEHIGKIVLRVD from the coding sequence ATGAATCTGCCCCACACCATGACCCTGATCGAAATCACCGAACCCGGCGGCCCGGAGGTGTTGAAGCCGCGCGAGGCGTCAGTACCAACCCCGGGGCCGGGCGAAGTGCTGATTCGCGTGCACGCTGCCGGGGTCAATCGCCCCGACGTGATTCAACGTGCCGGCAAGTACCCGATGAAACCCGGCATGAGCCCGATTCCGGGCCTGGAAGTGGCCGGTGAAGTGGTGGCGGTCGGTAAAGGTGTCAGCGAATTTATCGTCGGCGACAACGTCTGCGCGCTGACCAACGGCGGCGGTTACGCACAATACTGCGTCGCGCCGGCCGGCCAGACGCTGCCGATTCCTCAAGGCATGGATTGGGTGCACGCGGCGGCGGTCCCGGAAACCTTCTTCACCGTGTGGGCCAACCTGTTTGACATGGGCGGCGCTGCCAAAGGTCAGCGCGCATTGATCCATGGCGGCACCAGCGGCATCGGCACGACCGCCTTGATGCTGTGTCGCGAATTCGGCGTCAAGGCCTTCGCCACGGCGGGCAGTGAGGAAAAGTGCGCGGCGATCCGTACGTTGGGCGCCGAAGCGATCAACTATCGCGATCAGGATTTTGCCCAGGTCATCCAGGAAAAAACCGCCGGCAAGGGCGTCAATGTCATCCTCGATATCATGGGCGGCTCGTACCTGAATTCGAACATCGCGGCGCTGGGCATGGAAGGTCGACTGGTGATGCTGGGCTTTCTCGGCGGCGCCCACGCCAAGGACGTCGACCTGTTAGCGATCATGAGCAAACGCGCCATCGTGACGGGCTCGTTGCTGCGCCCACGCACCGTAGAAGAAAAAGCCTCGATTGCCGAGCAGTTGCGCGAATACGTGTGGCCGGTGCTCGCTGCCGGGCGTTGCCTGCCGATGATCGACAAGGTTTATTCGTTGGCCGAGGCGGCACAGGCGCATGCGCGGATGGAAGGTGGCGAGCACATTGGCAAGATTGTGTTGCGGGTGGATTGA
- a CDS encoding YbfB/YjiJ family MFS transporter — MPSTSTTPRSAIWLPIFAGLCASLVSIGLARFAYTPLIPSLIQAHWFSASDVVYLGAANLVGYLIGALIGHPLARRTSNKSALRLMMLAVTLSFFACGFPLSVSWFFGWRLLSGVAGGAIMVLVAATVLPHVPASRRGLASGAIFLGIGLGIAGSGTIVPPLLSLGLQNTWFGLGALALVLTVASWFGWPSATHAATAAPSAEPSTMPTDPNVYLLFAQYAFMAAGLVPAMVFLVDYVARGLGAGAHIGALIWVMYGLGAIIGPVSYGFLADKLGARLSIRLVLVVQAVAVGLLSISSTFTALALLAVILGSFPPGIVPLALARVHELIPNHHQQQIAWSRATVSFATFQAIAGFAYSALFNASGGHHALLFILAAGAIVIALLLEQGMRLLNRRGRLQPVLS, encoded by the coding sequence ATGCCCAGCACATCAACCACCCCGCGCAGCGCCATCTGGCTGCCGATTTTCGCCGGCCTCTGCGCCAGCCTGGTCAGCATCGGCCTGGCGCGGTTCGCCTACACGCCGTTGATTCCCTCATTGATCCAGGCGCACTGGTTTTCTGCCAGCGACGTGGTGTACCTAGGCGCCGCCAATCTGGTGGGTTACCTGATTGGCGCGCTGATCGGCCATCCGCTGGCCCGTCGGACCTCCAACAAAAGCGCCCTGCGCCTGATGATGCTGGCGGTGACGCTGTCGTTTTTCGCGTGTGGCTTTCCGTTGTCGGTGAGCTGGTTCTTCGGCTGGCGCTTGCTGTCGGGCGTCGCTGGCGGCGCGATCATGGTGTTGGTGGCCGCGACCGTGCTGCCGCATGTGCCGGCGTCCCGCCGAGGGCTGGCCAGTGGTGCGATTTTCCTGGGCATCGGTTTGGGTATCGCCGGCTCCGGGACGATTGTGCCGCCGCTGTTGAGCCTGGGTTTGCAGAACACCTGGTTCGGTCTCGGCGCGCTGGCATTGGTGCTGACCGTCGCCAGTTGGTTCGGTTGGCCGTCAGCCACGCATGCGGCCACCGCGGCACCGTCCGCTGAACCCTCGACGATGCCGACTGACCCGAACGTTTACCTGCTGTTCGCCCAATACGCGTTCATGGCTGCCGGGCTCGTGCCCGCCATGGTGTTCCTGGTGGATTACGTTGCCCGCGGGCTCGGGGCTGGCGCGCACATTGGCGCTCTTATCTGGGTGATGTACGGCCTCGGCGCGATTATCGGGCCGGTGAGTTACGGTTTTCTGGCTGACAAACTGGGCGCACGGCTGAGCATTCGCCTGGTGCTGGTGGTGCAGGCAGTTGCGGTCGGTTTACTGTCGATTTCAAGTACTTTCACTGCGCTGGCCTTGCTGGCGGTGATCCTCGGCTCGTTCCCGCCGGGTATCGTGCCGCTGGCATTGGCCCGGGTTCACGAACTGATCCCGAACCATCATCAACAGCAGATTGCCTGGAGTCGCGCCACCGTGTCGTTCGCCACGTTCCAGGCGATTGCCGGGTTTGCGTATTCGGCGTTGTTCAACGCCAGCGGCGGGCATCATGCGCTGTTGTTCATCCTTGCAGCGGGCGCCATTGTCATAGCCCTGCTGCTGGAACAGGGCATGCGCTTGCTGAATCGTCGCGGCCGGCTGCAACCTGTATTGAGCTGA
- a CDS encoding LysR family transcriptional regulator, with translation MNWDDARVFLAVCRESTLRGAARVLGVDQATVGRRITALEKSLSATLFLRTSEGYALTAVGEAALKAVEKMEHSALEMQRQIQGLDDRLTGIVRVSTTDSMAIDFLIPAIARLHAQHPDVRVQLDASTQILSLSKREADIAVRNTRPDNPDLIARRIARWPVGLFASRDYVDTHGVPAPGSAFEGHDLVVYQPYLQNNKDITLVSEPLGRGRIVSSLSSSLLVRRAIAAGIGLGEIPVYMGERDGLVRLWPERTRPVPYDIWLVTHADLRHTARVRVVIDEIVAGFAGTGE, from the coding sequence ATGAATTGGGATGACGCCAGGGTGTTTTTGGCCGTATGCCGGGAATCGACGTTACGTGGCGCGGCGCGGGTGCTGGGGGTCGATCAGGCCACCGTCGGGAGGCGGATCACGGCACTGGAGAAGTCCTTGAGTGCAACGCTGTTTCTGCGCACTTCGGAGGGATACGCGCTGACAGCCGTCGGTGAAGCCGCGTTGAAAGCCGTGGAGAAAATGGAGCACTCCGCACTGGAGATGCAGCGCCAGATTCAAGGGCTCGACGACCGGCTGACCGGTATCGTTCGGGTCAGCACCACGGACTCCATGGCCATCGACTTCCTGATCCCGGCGATTGCCCGCTTGCACGCACAGCACCCCGACGTGCGCGTGCAACTGGATGCCTCGACGCAGATTTTGAGCCTGTCGAAACGCGAAGCCGACATCGCCGTGCGCAACACCCGGCCAGACAACCCGGACCTGATCGCCCGGCGCATCGCGCGTTGGCCGGTGGGCCTGTTTGCCTCCCGGGACTATGTGGACACCCACGGTGTGCCGGCACCGGGTTCGGCGTTCGAGGGGCATGATCTGGTGGTGTATCAGCCGTATTTGCAGAACAACAAAGACATCACGCTGGTCTCGGAACCGTTGGGGCGCGGGCGCATCGTTTCGAGCCTGAGTTCCAGTCTGCTGGTGCGCCGCGCGATTGCGGCGGGGATCGGGCTCGGGGAAATTCCGGTGTACATGGGGGAGCGCGACGGGCTGGTCAGGCTATGGCCGGAACGCACACGGCCGGTGCCGTATGACATATGGCTGGTGACGCACGCGGACTTGCGGCATACCGCGAGGGTGCGGGTGGTGATCGATGAGATTGTGGCGGGGTTTGCGGGGACAGGGGAGTGA
- a CDS encoding pirin family protein, with protein MLTLRKASDRGLANHGWLKSFHTFSFANYRNPKEQGFSDLLVINDDRVAAGKGFGQHPHRDMEIFSYVLEGALEHKDTLGTGSVIRPGDVQLMSAGSGVAHSEYNHSATRGVHFLQIWIVPDVSGAKPRYQQEHFNTQKKRGRLQLIISPEGKNGSLKVRQDARVYAGLIDGKESATLELAANRYAYVHVARGSVELNGLQLQEGDGVRVRDEQLLTLSNGVDAEVLVFDLRPQELPEMP; from the coding sequence TGCTGACCCTTCGCAAAGCTTCCGATCGCGGCTTGGCCAATCATGGTTGGTTGAAGTCGTTCCATACCTTTTCCTTCGCCAACTACCGCAACCCGAAAGAGCAGGGTTTTTCCGACCTGCTGGTGATCAACGATGACCGCGTCGCGGCCGGCAAAGGCTTTGGCCAGCACCCACACCGAGACATGGAAATTTTCTCCTACGTGCTTGAAGGCGCCCTGGAACACAAGGACACCCTGGGCACCGGTTCGGTGATCCGCCCCGGTGACGTGCAACTGATGAGTGCCGGCAGCGGCGTGGCACACAGCGAGTACAACCACTCGGCGACCCGTGGTGTGCACTTCCTGCAAATCTGGATCGTGCCGGACGTCAGCGGCGCCAAACCGCGCTATCAGCAAGAGCATTTCAATACACAGAAGAAACGCGGGCGTCTGCAACTGATCATCTCCCCCGAGGGGAAAAACGGCTCGCTGAAGGTGCGCCAGGATGCACGGGTGTATGCCGGCCTGATCGACGGCAAGGAAAGCGCCACGCTGGAACTGGCCGCCAATCGTTATGCCTATGTGCATGTGGCGCGCGGCAGTGTCGAACTCAACGGCCTGCAATTGCAGGAAGGCGATGGCGTGCGGGTTCGCGATGAACAGTTGCTGACCCTGAGCAACGGCGTGGATGCCGAAGTGCTGGTGTTCGACCTGCGTCCTCAGGAATTGCCTGAAATGCCGTAA